CGTCTCCCCGAGGTGCAGCAGGCCCGCCAGGGTGTGCAGCCGGTTGGTGAATTCGTGGGTCTGGGCGCGCAGCAGGTCGGCGTAGCGTTGCGCCTGGGTCAGTTCGTCGGCCAGGGCGCGCATCCGGGCGAGGTCGCGCAGCGTCACCACCTGCGCGCCGTCGGGGGCGGGGCGGACGCTGACCAGCAGGGGCCGGTCCCGCACGGTCACCGGGATGGGCGACTCGGGGCTGGGATCGTCCAGCAGCGGGGCGGGCAGCAGCCGGGTGAGGGGCACCGGGAGCCTGTCCGCCGCGTCCCCGCCCACGCCGAGGAGGGCGCGGGCCTGCGGGTTCATCACGTGGACCTGCCCGCCCCGCACGACCAGCACGCCTTCTTCCAGCGCGTTCAGCACCGTGCGGTAGTGCAGCAGGCCGCCCGCGATCTGTTCGGGTTCGAGGTCCAGCATCTCGCGCCGCACCCGCCGCGTCAGGAGGGACGCCAGCAGCAGCGCGAGCGCCAGCGCCCCCACGTACCAGGGCAGCGCCACCCGCACCACCGCCTGAAACACGTCCCCCAGGCGCGGCAGCAGAAAGCCCACGCTGGCGAGGCCGAGGACCCGCCCGTCCCCCGCCAGGACCGGCACCTTCGCCCGCACCGAGCGGCCCAGCGTGCCCTGAACGGTTTCGGTGACGCTGCGCCCTTGCAGGAAGCTCTGGAAGTCGCCGCCGACCATCGGCTCGCCCAGCCGGGCGGGGTTGGGATGGGTCAGGCGGCGGGTGGCGCGGTCCGTCACGACCACGTAATCGGCGCCCAGCAGCGCGCGGTACCCGTTGATCAACTCGTTCAGCCCGTCGCGGGTCTGGGCGTCCCCCTCCAGCGCGGCCCGAACCGGGGGCAGGGTGGCGATCAGGCGCGACTCGCGCAGCGCCCGCTCGGCGTAGGTGCGGTGGATGGTACCGCGCAGGGTGGTCGTCGCCAGCAGGGCCAGCGGCAGCGCCAGCAGCAGGAAGGCGGCGGCAATCGAGAGAAAGAGCCGGGACTGCACCCGCAGCAGCCGGGGCGTATGCGGCAGGGCCACCTCCCGTGCCAGGTTGGACACGCTGGCGGGGGCGGACCTGGGGGCAGGACGCAAGAACACCGCGTCCAGTCTGGCAGACCCCCGCCCGCCCCCCTGGAATTTCGTTCACGCTGCGGACAATAAGGGGCGGGAAGGGGAGACGTTTTTCTGCACCCACCGCAGAAAATCCGGTCATTAAAGGTTCGATGAAGAGGAGGGGCGGAGCCTTCTTTGGCCCATGCGCCAGCATGTCCGCGCAGATTCCTGCCTCAACTTTTTCCGTTTCCCTCTCTCTGTGTGCCGGGACGCACGCTGCCCGGTCCTTTTCCGCGAGGTGTATCCATGCCCAGGATTTTCCGCAGCCTGTACGTCCAGGTGCTCATCGCCATCGTGCTGGGCATCCTGGTGGGCTTCCTGTTCCCGAGCTTTGGCGAGAGCCTCAAGCCGCTCGGGGACGGCTTTATCAAGCTGATCAAGATGCTGATCGCGCCGATCATCTTCGCCACGGTGGTCAGCGGCATCGCCCACATGCGCGACACGAGGAAGGTGGGGCGTGTGGGCGGCAAGGCGCTGATCTACTTCGAGGTGGTGACGACCTTCGCGCTGATCATCGGACTGGTGATCGCCAATGTCCTCAGACCGGGGCACGGGATGAACGTGAACCCCGCCACCCTCGACACCAGCGCCATCAGCAAGTACACCCAGGCCGCCGGGGAGCAGAGCGTCAGCGACTTCATCCTGAACATCATTCCCAACACGCTGGTCAGTGCCTTTACCGAAGGGGACCTTCTCCAGGTGCTGCTGATCGCGGTGCTGTTCGGCTTCGCGCTGATGAAGCTCGGCACGCTGGGCGAGAAGGTGCTGGCGGGGATCGAGGCCGTGAACAACGCGGTCTTCGTGATCCTCGGCTTCGTGATGCGGCTCGCCCCCATCGGGGCCTTCGGCGCGATGGCCTTTACCATCGGCAAGTACGGCGTGGGCACGCTGGCGCAGCTCGCCTACCTGATGGTCGCCTTCTATGCCACCTGCCTGCTGTTCGTGTTCGTGGTGCTGGGGCTGATCGCCCACTTTGCCGGGTTCTCCATCTTCAAGTTCGTCCGCTTCATCAAGGAAGAGCTGCTGCTGGTGCTGGGCACCAGTTCCAGTGAAAGTGCCCTGCCGCGCCTGATCACCAAGCTGGAATATGCCGGGGCCAGTCGCAGCGTGGTCGGGCTGGTGGTCCCCGCCGGGTACTCCTTCAACCTCGACGGCACCAGCATCTACCTGACGATGGCGACCCTCTTCATCGCGCAGGCCACCAACACGCACCTCAGCCTGGGGCAGCAGCTCGGTGTGCTCGGTGTGCTGCTGCTGACCTCCAAGGGGGCGGCGGGCGTGACCGGCAGCGGCTTCATCACGCTGGCCGCCACCCTCAGCGCGGTAGGACACGTGCCGGTCGCGGGCCTGGCCCTGATCCTCGGGGTCGACCGCTTCATGAGCGAGGCGCGCGCGCTGACCAACTTCGTGGGCAACGGCGTGGCGACCCTGGTGATCGCCCGCAGCGAGAACGCCCTCGACACCAGCCGCCTCCAGCGTGTCCTGAACGGCGAGGAACTCCCGCCCGCCACCCCCGAGGTCGCCGCCGAGGAACGCGGCGAGGGCCGCCAGCTCGACTCGCCGCGTCCGGCGTAAGCGCGGAAGAAGAAATGTGCCCCCTCGGTGATGAGGGGGCGTTTTTCGTGGGGGAGCAGGTGGAGTAGCCCTGGGACGTGGTGAGGGCAAGCTGGGGCTTGCCACCCCCCTCCCAACCTCCCCCGCACGGGGGGAGGGGTTAAAAACTCCTTCCCCCACGCTCTCTCTTTCCAAGCTTCAGGGCGTCTGGCGTTGCAGGGCCGCGTATTCGCTCGCCACCCGTGCCGCCACCGCCGCGTTGTGCCGCACCAGCGCAATATTCGCCGCGAGGCTGCGGCCTTCCGTGATCTCCACGATGCGGCCCAGCAGGTACGGCGTCGTTTCCTTGCCGGTCAGGCCGAGGGCGGCCATGTCCGAGAGGGCGCGTTCGATGTGCGGGGTGATCTCAGTGGCGGGAATCTCGGCCTCCTGGGGAATCGGGTTGGCGAGCAGCACGCCGCCGGTCAGGCCCAGCGTCCATTTGGCGTGCAGCACGCGGGCCGCCTCGGCCTCACTCTGCACGGTGAGGGGCGAGGCGAAGCCGCTCTGGCGCGAGTAGAAGGCGGGGAACTCGGGGCTGCCCAGCGTGATAGCGGGGACCCCGTGCGTCTCCAGCACCTCCAGCGTGAGGCCGATGTCGAGGATGCTCTTGACCCCGGCGCTGACCACGCATACGTCGGTGCGGGCGAGTTCGGTCAGGTCCGCGCTGATGTCCATGCTCTCGCTCGCGCCCCGGTGGACGCCGCCCGTGCCGCCCGTGGCGAAGACGCGGATGCCTGCCAGCGAGGCGATTCGCATGGTGGACGCGACCGTCGTAGCCCCGTGCCCGCCCAGCGCGACGGTGAAGGGCAGGTCACGGGTGCTGATCTTCTGCACGCTCCTGTCGGCGGCGAGCAGTTCCAGTTCGTCCGGCGTGAGGCCCACCTTCAGGCGGCCGCCCAGCACGGCGATGGTGGCGGGCGTGGCGCCGTTCTCACGCACCACCGCTTCCACGCCGCGCGCCATCTCCACATTCTGCGGGTAGGGCATCCCGTGGCTGATGATGGTGCTTTCGAGGGCCACGACCGGCCCGCTCGCAGCGAGCGCGGCGGCGACTTCGGGGTGAAGGTCCATGAGGGCGGCGACCTGCGGGGGGATGGGGGTGGTCATGGGGACTCCTTTGGGGTATCTGGGCCGTGGGGTGTATGGGCTGAAAGCCTGACCGCTAGGGCTGAGGGCTGTGCAGGCGCGCGCGCACGGCGCCGGGCGTGAGGGTGGGGGAGACGGCGCGGGCGCTCTCGACGGTGAGCGCGGCGGCGGCGTGGCCCTGGCGGGCGGCCTCGGCGGGGGTGTGGCCGGTGAGGAGGGCGGCGAGGTAGGCGGCCAGCATCGCGTCCCCGGCGCCGGTCACGTCCACCACCCGGGCGGGGAGGGCGGGGAGTTCGGACACGCCGTCCGGGCCGGAGAGCAGGCTGCCCCGTTCCCCCCGCCGGACCCACACGGTCTGGACCCCACGTGCATGCAGGTCGCCCGCCGCCTTCCGGAGAGCCGCGGGGGTATCGGCCACGTCCCGGCCCAGCAGCGCCGCGAGTTCCGCGACGTTGGGCGTGACGGTGTGCGGTGCGAGTCCGGCGTGCAGGGCTGGGAGAAGGCGGGCGGTCTTGGGGACGCTGACCGGCTCGAATGTCACCGGCACGCCCGCTTCCGCGCAGAGGGTCAGCAGGTGCGTCAGCGTCTGGGCGCTCAGGTTCCCGTCCGCGATCACCGAGGTGGCGCGGTGCAGCAGGCCCCGGCGTTCGTTCAGCGCGGCGGGGGTGAGGGCTTCGGTCACCTCCATCGCCGCCACCGCGATCAGCAGTTCTCCCCGGTCGTCCAGAACCGCCGTGTAGGTGCCGGTCGGTGCGTCCAGGCGCAGGACGCTCCGCACGTCCACGCCCGCCGCCTCCGTCTCGCGCAGCAGCAGGTCGCCGGGGGCGTCCCGCCCGACCGCCGCGATCAGGTGCGTCCGGACCCCCAGCCGCGCCAGATTCTCCGCGATGTTGCGGGCTACGCCGCCCGGGGCCTGGGTGGTCGCCCCCGGATTGCTGGTGCCCATGACGGCGGGCGCGAGGGTCCGGGCCTTCACGTCCACGTTCGCGCCGCCGACCACCACCACGCGGGCCTCATTCTCCGGCGCGACCACGTAACCGCGCCCCAGCAGGGCGCCCTTGCGGATCAGGTTGCTCACGTGGACATTCACCGCCGCCCGGGAGGTGCCCAGCCGCCGGGCCAGTTCCTCCGGCGTGCTGAGCGGGGCCTCCCGGATCAGGGCGAGGAGGGCGCGTTCGCGGTCAGTGAGGAACATGGCTTAATTACGATAAAGCCACTTATCAGGATAAACAAGAGGTGAGGGCTGTTTGCCCGCCGGATTCGCACTCCTTCCGCAGAGTGTGCGGCTGAGCAGGGCGCGGTCCACCACCTGCCCCGTCCGTTGCCTTTGATGAGGCAGCTTCAGCGGGGTTCCGGCCTCGTCTCCTCCCAGATCGCCAGCCTTTCCCGCGCCTCCTCCACGTGCATCTGCTCGACCAGGGCGCCCAGGTACGTCGCCACGCTCCTGCCCTCCGCGCGGGCCTGTTCCCAGGCGGCGAGGAGGGCGCGGGCCTCGTCGGCCTCCACGTCGGTCACGCCGAACGCCGCGTTGGCAGGCTCCACCTGGTCCGGGTGAATCACCGTTTTCCCGGCAAAGCCCAGCGTGCGGCCCTGTTCGCACTCGCGGGCGAAGCCTTCCGGGTCGCGCACGTCATTGAAGACGGCGTCCAGGGGCAGCTTGCCGTGCGCCCTCGCCGCCAGCACCACGGCCGAGAGGGCGTGCAGCAGCGGCAGGCGCCCGGGGTGAGGGCGGGTTCGCAGGGCGCGCGCGAGGTCGTTCGTCCCCACGATTAGGCCTGCCACGCCCGGCACCGCCGCGATCTCCGGGGCGCGCAGGACGCCCAGCGGCGTCTCGATCATCGCCCAGAGGGGGACACGCAGGTGGAGGTCCCGCACCGTGCCCGCATCCTCCACCTTGGGCAGCACCAGACCGTCCACGCCCGCCAGCAGGGCCATCTCGCGGTCGGCATATTCCCAGGGGGTGCCCAGGCCGTTCACCCGCACCAGCAGGGGGCCGGGCCAGCGCCACGCCAGCGCCTCCTTGACGTTGCCGCGCGCCGCGTCCTTGTGTTCGGGCGCGACGGCGTCCTCCAGATCGAGGATCACCGCGTCGGCCCGCAGCGTCCGCGCCTTTTCGATGGCGCGCGGCTTGTCGCCCGGCACGTACAGCACCGAGCGCCAGGGCTTAACGCTCACGCTCGGCGTCCTTCCGGCGCTGCGCCGCGCTCGACACGAGCAGGAAGGGGAGGAGGGCGAGGAGGAATCGGAGGGGGCGCTTCATGCGTCCAGGGTAAAGCCCCAGATGCTCGCGGGCGCGAGTTCCAGCACGTTCCCCGCCGGGTCCTCGAAGTACAGACTCTCGCCCCGGTCGCCCCAGGCGTAGCGCGTGACCTTCAGGCCGTGTCCTTCCAGCCGCGCCTGCCAGGCGTCCGTTTCCTCACGCGGAATGCCCAGGCAGGCGTGCCCGCCCGGCTTCCCCGCGTGGGGGGGCACGTCCCCCGGCAAGGCGCTTGAGCGCGGATCGAAGATCAGCAGCATGCTGCCTTCCAGCCGGTAGAACAGGTGCCGCCCCG
The window above is part of the Deinococcus metallilatus genome. Proteins encoded here:
- a CDS encoding HpcH/HpaI aldolase/citrate lyase family protein, with protein sequence MSVKPWRSVLYVPGDKPRAIEKARTLRADAVILDLEDAVAPEHKDAARGNVKEALAWRWPGPLLVRVNGLGTPWEYADREMALLAGVDGLVLPKVEDAGTVRDLHLRVPLWAMIETPLGVLRAPEIAAVPGVAGLIVGTNDLARALRTRPHPGRLPLLHALSAVVLAARAHGKLPLDAVFNDVRDPEGFARECEQGRTLGFAGKTVIHPDQVEPANAAFGVTDVEADEARALLAAWEQARAEGRSVATYLGALVEQMHVEEARERLAIWEETRPEPR
- a CDS encoding ATP-binding protein, with product MFLRPAPRSAPASVSNLAREVALPHTPRLLRVQSRLFLSIAAAFLLLALPLALLATTTLRGTIHRTYAERALRESRLIATLPPVRAALEGDAQTRDGLNELINGYRALLGADYVVVTDRATRRLTHPNPARLGEPMVGGDFQSFLQGRSVTETVQGTLGRSVRAKVPVLAGDGRVLGLASVGFLLPRLGDVFQAVVRVALPWYVGALALALLLASLLTRRVRREMLDLEPEQIAGGLLHYRTVLNALEEGVLVVRGGQVHVMNPQARALLGVGGDAADRLPVPLTRLLPAPLLDDPSPESPIPVTVRDRPLLVSVRPAPDGAQVVTLRDLARMRALADELTQAQRYADLLRAQTHEFTNRLHTLAGLLHLGETREALKLIYAQSDRHAAHADAVRALRHVRLAALVLGKYERAAELGLTLILDPLTALPEHLPPGVLDLIELSVGNLLENAFEALDGQPGGEVRLLIAHDPEGLVVEVRDSGPGVPAPLAATLTRRGVSSKGPGRGVGLALMQARADALGATLVHDRILDPAGRPWTRFTLEVPL
- a CDS encoding VOC family protein; this translates as MRALETCLYVDDLERAEAFYSEVLGLALYGKAAGRHLFYRLEGSMLLIFDPRSSALPGDVPPHAGKPGGHACLGIPREETDAWQARLEGHGLKVTRYAWGDRGESLYFEDPAGNVLELAPASIWGFTLDA
- a CDS encoding pseudouridine-5'-phosphate glycosidase, with protein sequence MTTPIPPQVAALMDLHPEVAAALAASGPVVALESTIISHGMPYPQNVEMARGVEAVVRENGATPATIAVLGGRLKVGLTPDELELLAADRSVQKISTRDLPFTVALGGHGATTVASTMRIASLAGIRVFATGGTGGVHRGASESMDISADLTELARTDVCVVSAGVKSILDIGLTLEVLETHGVPAITLGSPEFPAFYSRQSGFASPLTVQSEAEAARVLHAKWTLGLTGGVLLANPIPQEAEIPATEITPHIERALSDMAALGLTGKETTPYLLGRIVEITEGRSLAANIALVRHNAAVAARVASEYAALQRQTP
- a CDS encoding dicarboxylate/amino acid:cation symporter, which codes for MPRIFRSLYVQVLIAIVLGILVGFLFPSFGESLKPLGDGFIKLIKMLIAPIIFATVVSGIAHMRDTRKVGRVGGKALIYFEVVTTFALIIGLVIANVLRPGHGMNVNPATLDTSAISKYTQAAGEQSVSDFILNIIPNTLVSAFTEGDLLQVLLIAVLFGFALMKLGTLGEKVLAGIEAVNNAVFVILGFVMRLAPIGAFGAMAFTIGKYGVGTLAQLAYLMVAFYATCLLFVFVVLGLIAHFAGFSIFKFVRFIKEELLLVLGTSSSESALPRLITKLEYAGASRSVVGLVVPAGYSFNLDGTSIYLTMATLFIAQATNTHLSLGQQLGVLGVLLLTSKGAAGVTGSGFITLAATLSAVGHVPVAGLALILGVDRFMSEARALTNFVGNGVATLVIARSENALDTSRLQRVLNGEELPPATPEVAAEERGEGRQLDSPRPA
- a CDS encoding carbohydrate kinase; its protein translation is MFLTDRERALLALIREAPLSTPEELARRLGTSRAAVNVHVSNLIRKGALLGRGYVVAPENEARVVVVGGANVDVKARTLAPAVMGTSNPGATTQAPGGVARNIAENLARLGVRTHLIAAVGRDAPGDLLLRETEAAGVDVRSVLRLDAPTGTYTAVLDDRGELLIAVAAMEVTEALTPAALNERRGLLHRATSVIADGNLSAQTLTHLLTLCAEAGVPVTFEPVSVPKTARLLPALHAGLAPHTVTPNVAELAALLGRDVADTPAALRKAAGDLHARGVQTVWVRRGERGSLLSGPDGVSELPALPARVVDVTGAGDAMLAAYLAALLTGHTPAEAARQGHAAAALTVESARAVSPTLTPGAVRARLHSPQP